From Pseudarthrobacter equi, a single genomic window includes:
- a CDS encoding ATP-binding protein, whose amino-acid sequence MTNWRIRDFHSADLDGILHLWETLKATNVEPVYALSEVLASCEKDHAVVAVLGDQVVGAAVGRAAHDQGWIVFLATLPEYRGRGIGTSLLAAVETRMAPHGLNKLSALMPESETRVEAFLGRGFALKKNLRYFERTIPVQRQELGALGQLGGRVLARDLWENVAGMRKEKELLERRLVLPLAEADLADEFGVVPPRAVVLFGPPGTGKTTFAKAIASRLEWPFVEVFPSRLAADPQGLAGALRETFLEIAELEHAVVFIDEVEEIASQRAGDPPSPLQGVTNELLKIIPAFREQPGRLLVCATNFIRALDTAFLRHGRFDYVIPIGLPDRQAREAMWQRFIPAPVVDDVDVELLVERTEGFSPADIEYAARSASQRALEKAVYDDGGLASDARPSVREAVRKGPSTEDYLAAIAETRTTVSAEVHQDFLEDIDALGRV is encoded by the coding sequence ATGACCAACTGGCGGATCAGGGATTTCCATTCGGCGGACCTGGACGGGATCCTGCACCTGTGGGAGACGCTGAAGGCAACCAACGTGGAACCGGTGTACGCGCTGTCCGAGGTCCTTGCCTCCTGCGAAAAGGACCACGCCGTGGTGGCGGTGCTGGGTGACCAGGTGGTGGGCGCCGCCGTGGGGCGTGCCGCGCACGACCAGGGCTGGATCGTCTTCCTGGCCACCCTGCCGGAGTACCGCGGCCGGGGCATCGGCACCTCACTGCTGGCCGCCGTCGAAACCCGGATGGCACCGCACGGGCTGAACAAGCTCTCGGCCCTGATGCCTGAATCCGAAACCCGGGTGGAAGCGTTCCTGGGCCGCGGCTTCGCGCTGAAGAAGAACCTGCGCTACTTCGAACGCACCATCCCCGTGCAGCGGCAGGAACTCGGTGCGCTCGGCCAGCTCGGCGGCCGCGTCCTCGCCCGCGACCTCTGGGAAAACGTCGCCGGCATGCGGAAGGAAAAGGAACTCCTGGAACGGCGCCTGGTGCTGCCGCTGGCCGAGGCGGACCTCGCGGATGAATTCGGCGTGGTGCCGCCGCGCGCCGTCGTACTTTTTGGCCCTCCCGGCACCGGCAAGACCACCTTCGCCAAGGCCATCGCCTCCCGCCTGGAATGGCCGTTCGTGGAGGTGTTCCCGTCCCGCCTCGCCGCGGATCCCCAGGGCCTGGCAGGGGCACTGCGGGAAACGTTCCTGGAGATCGCCGAACTCGAGCACGCGGTGGTCTTCATCGACGAGGTGGAGGAGATCGCCTCCCAGCGCGCCGGCGACCCGCCCTCACCCCTGCAGGGCGTCACCAACGAACTGCTCAAGATCATTCCGGCGTTCCGGGAACAGCCCGGCCGGCTCCTGGTCTGCGCCACCAACTTCATCCGCGCCCTGGACACCGCGTTCCTGCGGCACGGCCGGTTCGACTACGTCATCCCCATCGGCCTCCCGGACCGGCAGGCCCGCGAGGCTATGTGGCAGCGCTTCATCCCCGCCCCCGTGGTGGATGACGTGGACGTGGAACTCCTCGTGGAGCGGACCGAGGGCTTCTCCCCGGCGGATATCGAATACGCGGCTCGGAGCGCCTCCCAGCGTGCGCTGGAAAAAGCGGTGTACGACGACGGCGGGCTGGCCTCCGATGCGCGGCCGTCCGTCCGGGAGGCGGTCCGGAAGGGGCCCTCCACAGAGGACTACCTCGCCGCGATCGCCGAAACCCGCACCACCGTCAGCGCTGAAGTGCACCAGGACTTCCTCGAAGACATCGACGCCTTGGGAAGGGTCTGA
- a CDS encoding low temperature requirement protein A: MSSNPLRHAFARMGGRDPHEKHRAATPLELFFDLTFVIAFGVAGSQFAHEIAEAHVLPGLIGFAFAMFAVIWAWINFTWFASAYDTDDWVFRVVTMVQIVGVLILTMGIEPMFHSIVEGQHVDNRVIVGGYILMRLALVAQWMRAARQDPARRETCLRYARYLAIVQLGWVAVLILDTGVAATLLMVVPLVALEMATPYFAERRATTPWHAHHIAERYGLLAIIALGECLIGAIETLRAFVANSGWTMDAALVGFGGTALAFGMWWVYFMLPAGRALHLRRHRSYLFGYGHIPIFAAIAATGAGLHVAAYYIDHEAHISAAAAVASIAIPVAVFKATLTWLYSVMMGTDRMVVAVAAGVIAVQGGAVALAAAGASVPVCLLVIVAALAASIVIDEKRGSDRVHAALSKLETAEPELPA; the protein is encoded by the coding sequence ATGTCCTCAAACCCCCTCCGGCATGCGTTCGCGCGCATGGGCGGCCGCGATCCGCATGAGAAACACCGGGCAGCCACCCCGCTGGAGCTCTTCTTCGACCTGACCTTCGTGATTGCCTTCGGCGTCGCGGGAAGCCAGTTCGCCCATGAAATCGCGGAGGCCCACGTGCTGCCCGGGCTGATCGGGTTCGCCTTCGCGATGTTCGCCGTGATCTGGGCCTGGATCAATTTCACCTGGTTCGCCAGCGCCTACGACACGGACGATTGGGTGTTCCGCGTGGTCACCATGGTCCAGATCGTGGGCGTCCTGATCCTCACCATGGGAATCGAACCGATGTTCCACTCGATCGTCGAGGGGCAGCATGTGGACAACCGGGTCATTGTGGGCGGCTACATCCTGATGCGCCTGGCCCTGGTGGCGCAGTGGATGCGGGCTGCGCGCCAGGATCCTGCCCGCCGCGAGACCTGCCTGCGTTACGCCCGGTACCTGGCCATCGTCCAGCTGGGCTGGGTGGCGGTGCTGATCCTCGACACCGGCGTCGCAGCCACGCTCCTGATGGTGGTTCCGCTCGTGGCGCTGGAAATGGCCACGCCTTATTTTGCCGAGCGCAGGGCAACAACGCCGTGGCATGCCCACCACATCGCCGAACGGTACGGGCTGCTCGCCATCATTGCCCTGGGCGAGTGCCTGATCGGTGCCATCGAGACGTTGCGCGCGTTTGTAGCCAACAGCGGCTGGACCATGGACGCGGCCCTGGTGGGATTCGGTGGAACGGCACTGGCCTTCGGAATGTGGTGGGTGTACTTCATGCTGCCTGCCGGGCGGGCCCTGCACCTGCGGCGGCACCGGTCCTACCTGTTCGGCTACGGCCACATCCCCATCTTCGCGGCCATCGCCGCCACCGGTGCCGGCCTCCATGTGGCCGCCTACTACATCGACCACGAGGCCCACATCAGCGCCGCGGCGGCCGTGGCGAGCATCGCCATTCCGGTGGCAGTCTTCAAGGCAACCCTCACCTGGCTGTACAGCGTGATGATGGGAACCGACCGCATGGTCGTCGCGGTCGCAGCGGGCGTCATCGCTGTCCAGGGCGGCGCGGTAGCCCTCGCGGCAGCAGGCGCCTCCGTCCCCGTGTGCCTGCTGGTCATTGTGGCCGCCCTGGCCGCCTCGATCGTCATCGACGAGAAGCGCGGCAGCGACCGGGTGCACGCGGCCCTGTCGAAGCTGGAGACAGCGGAGCCTGAACTGCCTGCCTAA
- a CDS encoding transcriptional regulator, translating into MEVERMKTLVGSMDGKGPAEALYAVAELQKEVGRAEAALVRGARQAGLSWEAIALCLGVTKQAVHRKYGKQ; encoded by the coding sequence ATGGAGGTGGAACGGATGAAGACCCTCGTTGGATCAATGGACGGCAAGGGCCCTGCCGAGGCCCTGTATGCCGTTGCCGAGCTGCAGAAGGAAGTCGGCCGGGCGGAGGCGGCCCTGGTGCGCGGCGCCAGGCAGGCCGGCTTGTCCTGGGAAGCCATTGCGCTGTGCCTGGGCGTCACCAAGCAGGCCGTGCACCGGAAGTACGGCAAACAGTAA
- the gluQRS gene encoding tRNA glutamyl-Q(34) synthetase GluQRS, giving the protein MTSAGRFAPSPSGELHVGNLRTAILAWLFARSTGRSFLLRVEDLDRARAGAEAVQLRDLAAIGVDWDGAVVRQTARGALYEEAIGRLQSAGLTYECFCTRREIQEAPSAPHAPQGAYPGTCRNLGLAELEYKRSTRPAAIRLRADVAKFTVRDVLHGAYTGIVDDFVLRRNDGVTAYNLAVVVDDAEQGVDQVVRGDDLLSSTPRQAYLASLLNIPVPEYAHVPLVVNSDGVRLAKRDGAVTLGDLDAAGIPAGEVRNLLLASLGLPPGTLSEALAAFHPAGLPTAPWAWKGIVNNH; this is encoded by the coding sequence ATGACTTCGGCCGGACGCTTCGCCCCCAGCCCCTCCGGCGAACTGCACGTGGGCAACCTCCGTACCGCCATCCTCGCCTGGCTCTTCGCCCGCTCCACCGGCCGCAGCTTCCTCCTGCGCGTTGAGGACCTGGACAGGGCCCGCGCCGGAGCCGAGGCCGTCCAGTTGCGTGACCTCGCCGCGATAGGGGTGGACTGGGACGGTGCGGTGGTCCGGCAGACCGCCCGCGGAGCCTTGTATGAGGAGGCCATCGGGCGCCTGCAGTCCGCAGGCCTGACCTACGAGTGCTTCTGCACCCGGCGTGAAATCCAGGAAGCCCCCTCCGCCCCGCATGCTCCACAGGGCGCCTATCCGGGCACCTGCCGGAACCTTGGACTGGCGGAACTGGAGTACAAGCGATCCACCCGGCCGGCGGCCATCCGGCTGCGCGCCGACGTTGCAAAGTTCACGGTCCGGGATGTCCTGCACGGCGCCTACACCGGCATCGTGGATGACTTTGTGCTCCGCCGCAACGACGGTGTCACCGCATACAACCTGGCAGTGGTGGTGGACGATGCCGAGCAGGGGGTTGACCAGGTGGTCCGCGGCGACGACCTGCTTTCCTCGACACCCCGGCAGGCATATCTTGCCTCCCTCTTGAATATTCCGGTTCCGGAATATGCCCACGTCCCGCTGGTGGTGAATTCCGACGGCGTCCGGCTGGCCAAGCGGGACGGCGCCGTGACGCTCGGTGACCTTGACGCTGCGGGTATTCCGGCGGGTGAGGTTCGGAACCTGCTGCTGGCATCGCTCGGACTGCCGCCCGGGACGCTAAGCGAGGCGCTGGCGGCCTTCCATCCCGCCGGACTGCCCACCGCGCCCTGGGCCTGGAAAGGCATCGTCAACAATCATTGA
- a CDS encoding Lrp/AsnC family transcriptional regulator, whose protein sequence is MQELDATDRRILRALDEDPRVPIMVLAQRLGLARGTVQSRLERMTAAGALRPNSSRVLPAALGRGVAASVSAELDQSHLNEAIAALRNIPEVLECHAPAGDTDLLIRVVATSPDDLYRVSEEIRLCPGIVRTSTSMFLREVIPYRTTGLLDG, encoded by the coding sequence TTGCAGGAACTCGACGCCACGGACCGGCGGATACTCCGCGCGCTGGACGAGGACCCCCGGGTGCCCATCATGGTGCTGGCGCAGCGGCTGGGGCTGGCGCGCGGCACGGTGCAGTCGCGCCTGGAGCGGATGACGGCGGCCGGCGCGCTCCGGCCCAACAGCAGCAGGGTCCTTCCCGCGGCATTGGGCCGCGGTGTGGCAGCGTCGGTGAGCGCAGAACTGGACCAAAGCCACCTCAATGAAGCCATCGCCGCCCTGCGGAACATTCCGGAGGTCCTCGAATGCCACGCACCCGCCGGCGACACGGACCTCCTGATCCGGGTGGTGGCCACCAGTCCGGATGACCTCTACCGGGTATCGGAGGAAATCCGGCTGTGCCCGGGAATCGTCCGAACCTCCACCAGCATGTTCCTGCGCGAAGTCATTCCCTACCGCACCACGGGGCTGCTGGACGGATAG
- a CDS encoding WXG100 family type VII secretion target: MAGTFYGGDVAQLRRLAKDLAGGANRLNALGQQLNSTISSGLWKGHDGDRFRSEWTSSHIKLLRSATAGLETASKALLANADEQERASNGGGGGGGGAGQSGGGGGTAQDLTDTLNSMTPDERRDYLQSEDFRQWALANPEAAKAAMDAAADSGLIDKNSPEYADFLSDYWNNQAMLDMGIDPATWDTANGTEANWDTIRSVYDFYGQAYLANPDLQWAGMANMIGPSFAGGFRDMAMMRDLAQQIANNPASNIPLPILDQIEQLAGMTDDEIRFYETSMLDMNKEIFLDQARQHQAYLNGGLDEINRLHDSGAIDAGTAEAWANIDSGDPDRVQEGNTALLYREQNEIIADDYDNMRSHPGGEAVTYMVTLAGEPSIPGARSYAEVFPYTFSVESPGPQNVPFTNWDNPTQFRTDFTTGFPDGNIANADQRWELIRQDTLPAYQDLLASDPDRAAQIIGSDFDTRVDQYRPTNNIPQIMDRFLDGFDAEVHQ, from the coding sequence ATGGCGGGTACCTTTTACGGCGGCGACGTGGCCCAGCTCCGGCGGCTCGCCAAGGACCTCGCCGGCGGCGCCAACCGGCTCAACGCCCTGGGCCAGCAGCTCAACAGCACCATCAGCTCCGGCCTGTGGAAGGGGCATGACGGCGACAGGTTCCGCAGCGAATGGACCTCCTCCCACATCAAGCTGCTGAGGTCCGCCACGGCCGGGCTCGAAACGGCGTCCAAGGCGTTGCTGGCCAACGCGGACGAACAGGAACGGGCCAGCAACGGCGGCGGCGGTGGCGGCGGGGGCGCAGGCCAATCAGGCGGAGGCGGCGGAACGGCCCAGGACCTGACCGACACCCTGAACTCGATGACGCCGGACGAGCGCCGGGACTACCTGCAGAGCGAAGACTTCCGGCAGTGGGCCCTGGCCAACCCGGAAGCCGCCAAGGCCGCCATGGACGCTGCCGCAGACTCCGGCCTGATCGACAAGAACTCCCCGGAGTACGCCGATTTCCTCAGCGATTACTGGAACAACCAGGCCATGCTGGACATGGGCATCGATCCGGCTACCTGGGACACCGCCAACGGCACCGAAGCCAACTGGGACACCATCCGCAGCGTCTATGACTTCTACGGCCAGGCCTACCTCGCCAACCCGGACCTGCAATGGGCCGGCATGGCCAACATGATCGGACCGTCCTTCGCGGGCGGCTTCCGCGACATGGCCATGATGCGGGACCTCGCGCAGCAGATCGCCAACAATCCGGCATCCAACATCCCGCTGCCCATCCTGGACCAGATCGAACAGCTGGCCGGAATGACCGATGACGAGATCCGCTTCTACGAAACCAGCATGCTGGACATGAACAAGGAGATCTTCCTGGACCAGGCGCGCCAGCACCAGGCGTACCTCAACGGCGGCCTGGACGAGATCAACCGGCTCCATGATTCCGGTGCCATCGATGCCGGAACGGCGGAGGCCTGGGCCAATATTGATTCCGGCGACCCGGACCGCGTCCAGGAAGGCAACACAGCCCTCCTGTACCGCGAGCAGAACGAAATCATCGCCGACGATTACGACAACATGCGCAGCCACCCCGGCGGCGAAGCCGTGACCTACATGGTGACCCTGGCCGGCGAGCCCTCCATTCCCGGGGCCAGGAGCTACGCCGAGGTGTTTCCCTACACCTTCAGCGTGGAAAGCCCCGGGCCGCAGAACGTGCCGTTCACCAACTGGGACAACCCCACGCAGTTCCGCACCGACTTCACCACAGGTTTCCCGGACGGCAACATTGCCAACGCGGACCAGCGCTGGGAACTCATCCGGCAGGACACCCTGCCCGCCTACCAGGACCTGCTGGCCTCAGACCCGGACCGGGCGGCCCAGATCATCGGCTCCGACTTTGACACTCGGGTGGACCAGTACCGGCCCACCAACAACATCCCCCAGATCATGGACCGCTTCCTGGACGGCTTCGACGCGGAGGTCCACCAGTGA
- a CDS encoding Lrp/AsnC family transcriptional regulator, whose protein sequence is MIDAIDRNILRHLKEDGRMTATALAAKVGLTVAPCHRRLRDLEQSGVIRGYKADIDPGAVGLGFEAIVFVTLRQVDRPTMEIFENRVADNPNIVEAQRLFGSPDYLLKVIAEDLPAYQRFYDAELTSLPGVERLTSTLVMKNLKSNAGPPV, encoded by the coding sequence GTGATAGATGCCATTGACAGAAATATCTTGCGCCACCTCAAGGAGGACGGGCGGATGACCGCCACGGCGCTTGCCGCCAAGGTGGGGCTGACGGTGGCTCCGTGCCACCGCCGGCTGCGCGACCTGGAGCAGTCAGGGGTGATCCGGGGCTACAAAGCGGACATCGATCCAGGCGCCGTGGGCCTGGGGTTTGAAGCGATCGTCTTCGTCACGCTGCGCCAGGTGGACCGGCCCACCATGGAGATCTTCGAGAACCGCGTGGCGGACAACCCGAACATCGTGGAGGCGCAGCGGCTCTTCGGTTCACCGGACTACCTGCTGAAGGTCATCGCGGAGGACCTGCCCGCGTACCAGCGCTTTTACGACGCAGAGCTGACATCCCTGCCCGGCGTGGAACGGCTGACCTCCACCCTGGTGATGAAGAACCTCAAATCGAACGCCGGGCCGCCGGTGTAG
- a CDS encoding LysE family translocator — MNPELFLAFVLVAAALACTPGVDWAYSITAGLGQRSFVPAVAGLCGGYVLHTALLVAGLAAVLTGMPGVLGWLTLVGAGYLMWLGISTLRSWRGASFSAAGAVGRPGATRLRTFLQGMGTSGINPKGLLFYVALIPQFVSADASLPVPVQSGLLGMTFVALAGLVYTAVALLSRTLLQSRPGAARAVTLASGIIMVLLGTVLLGEQLVPLVAGRA, encoded by the coding sequence ATGAATCCGGAGCTGTTCCTGGCCTTTGTGCTGGTGGCCGCGGCCCTCGCCTGCACCCCCGGCGTGGACTGGGCGTACTCCATCACGGCAGGGCTTGGACAGCGCAGTTTCGTGCCAGCCGTGGCCGGGCTGTGCGGCGGCTACGTCCTGCACACCGCGTTGCTGGTGGCTGGCCTCGCCGCGGTGCTGACCGGCATGCCCGGTGTCCTGGGCTGGCTGACGCTTGTGGGCGCCGGCTACCTGATGTGGCTGGGCATCAGCACGCTCCGCTCCTGGCGCGGGGCGTCCTTCAGTGCGGCAGGCGCCGTCGGACGTCCCGGCGCAACGCGGCTGCGCACCTTCCTGCAAGGCATGGGCACCAGCGGCATCAACCCGAAGGGCCTGCTGTTCTACGTTGCCCTGATCCCGCAGTTCGTCAGCGCGGACGCCTCACTGCCGGTACCGGTGCAGTCCGGGCTGCTGGGCATGACGTTCGTGGCGCTGGCCGGGCTGGTCTACACGGCCGTGGCACTGCTGTCCCGCACGCTGCTGCAGAGCAGGCCCGGGGCAGCGCGGGCTGTAACCCTGGCCAGCGGGATCATCATGGTCCTGCTGGGCACAGTGCTGCTCGGCGAACAGCTGGTTCCCCTGGTGGCGGGCCGCGCCTAG